Below is a genomic region from Henckelia pumila isolate YLH828 chromosome 3, ASM3356847v2, whole genome shotgun sequence.
AGTATTTTTATTTGCAAAGATTGAGCAAGAAGTTGTTCTATTTATAAATACACTCCATTGGCGAGTAAATTTAACCCACTGAGCTCTAGAGGCAAGATACGGTAAGATACTctgatatgaaaaaaaaaacaaaaacaaatatttGAACTAACCGCATTTCCACTTCCCAGGACGCTATTGCAACCTTCTGCATATTTATGAGTACCATCAGAGGGTGAGCTTCCTGGAGACAATTCTGGGGCATGGTTCACTTCTAATTCTTCAGATACAGAGGAAAAATTTGTCACATTTTCCCCCACTGGAGATGGATACATTGGAGATACCTGATCTGCTTTTGATATCAATCCACATTCAAACTGCCTCTCATATTGATCACACCCATCATCTTTTGAAAATCCAagtgtttcattttttttcgaTAAATCAATCTCATCTTCCAATGAAGTATCAGAACGATTATTTTTTTGGGCAATTTCACCGAGTCCCTTATTCAGTCGGCCTACAGAAGTCGATACTGAAATTGAAGTTATGTTACCTGTGATGGGTAAAACTCAGTTACAATACGGATAATAATTTAAGCAATGAGACACGTAAATTTACATTAAAGACATTTTTTTACCAGCAGAAAACATTGGCAACAAGGTAGAACTGAAAGTAGCATCCAAATTCTTATAAATGGCAACAAGATTATCCATGTAAGGAGCTGGTCTGACTTCTGTAAAATACATCAATCTTTTTTAATCAGTAATCAACACGGAATCAGAAACACCAAATAATCAGTTTTGCAATCAGAGGCTAGGGGAACGAGTTGTTAACTTCCCCAAAGTGTGAACTTTATACTGAAATAATGGATAAATATCAGACAAATTAACTGTCGAAATTAGTACCCTGATCCGCAAAATGTTGCCGGCATGAGGGACACTCAGCAGGGAATTGGCTTGATTTTGGGACACAAACACTACAAAATTCGaattaaaaaaatcagaatAAAAACTCTCATGATTCAagaaagaataaactaaaaagGAGAAAGCTAGAACTTACTTGCAGAAAATGTGATTGCAGGGAAGCAACATCGGCTTGTTCAGCATATTCAaactgacaaaaaaaaaaaacaggggGAAAACAAATCAAACTGAGAAATTATTTTAATAGCCTAGATATATACACACGGAGGAGGTGGTTTCTAAAATGGCGATTTACCAGAGAGGGCATTTGAGCTCAAGACCAAGCTTCTTGAAATTGAAAACAAATGGATTCAAAGACCTTGCGGCTTTCCGAGAATCCGACATTGCTCCTTCTTCCGCCTCTGGTTTAGGATTTTCCACTTTGGAACCTTGAGTTTGGGGATAAATGATTGAGCTAGGTCACAGATGAAAGGATTTTGGggtgattttttattttggcgGAGGCGCGTGAACTTTGAAACTGGCGGGAACCACCGCTTATTGGCGGGTTTTTTCATATTCGATTTTCTGTAAATTACATATTAGTCCCTAAACCAAAACGCAAATTCATTCTCAGTTTCTTGTCAGAAAAAATATAGTTTAAACTCTCTGGGCCCACATAATTTTTCGAATGAAATTCGGTACAAAACGTTAAAAATATGGtacgaatacatgatatttgagtatcaaatatttcaaatatagTACAAAtgtatgatatttgagtactaaaatatgtaaataaatattgatattaatgacattgtcttttttaaagaaaaatcggtacaaaatatcagaaatatggtactaatatatgatatttgagtatcaaatatGTTAGATCTGGtgcaaatatatgatttttgagtactaaaaaaaatattgatattaatggcacatttatcttatttggatgGAAATCGGTATAAAACATTGAAAATGtggtattaatatattattttttagtatcaaatgtgttagatctggtacatatttatgatttttgagtatttaAACATATGTTGCAAGTTAATATTAATAAAGATGTTCAGGTTTTATACTTAAAACCTTATTTTTTATACTTGATCTTAAATAATTAGTGATACTCgatcttgaacaattagtgCTCGAATATCATGTATTCGTACCATATTTTTAACGTTTTGTACTGAATTTCATCCGAAAAAATTACGTGGGCCCAGGGAGTTTAAACTATATTTTTTCTGACAAGGGACTGAGAATAAATTTGTATTTGGGTTTAGAGACTAAATGCTAATTTACCCTTGGATTTTGACTCCCTCCAAGATTTTTAGTTTCACCGCTCTCTTGTTGTTGTGACTTTCACGCGCGATTTGATTGATTAACAAAACACTTCatatattttgtagttgtaCAAAAATTCTTTACAACATACTAGCAACCTCTTTAAAACATAATAGCAACCGcgtctaataaaaaaattaatatttattatgtttatttattttgaaggCGGAAGCAGAGAACGTGGGAGCAAAAGCAGAGAACGTGAGAAGAATTAGAAGGAAGTGGTAGAAGGATATTTtcgataaataaaaaaacagacAATGTCACCAAACAGTTTATATGGTATTTAGCTTTAATAAATAGTAAGAGATTAGtcatcttttttcttttttgttttgaaaaaaaaaattactaatttAATATGTTGGAAaaaattatacatatatatatatatatatatatgtatattggACGGTAACaagttttaaattataatatatatgttaaaCTCAGTGTTTTGTATTGATGAAACTTATCAAAAAAATGCAACAGTTCTTCAATTCGAAATATGTAATCTTATTCTCTATAATTGAAATGAgttttatgagaaaaatttcTAATTCGAATcacatatattatttattacatcAATTGTACGGTTGAATTTATGTTAACATTAGAGTAGTACTTTAATATTAATCTGATATCTAATTTTCATTTAATTACGCAAAATTCGTGACTAATCATTATGTCGTATAGTTTAAGAATTTGTAGGTTTTAAAGCAATCACTtgctattttaattattttttttttatcataacaATGAATCTTCCATTCACACTCCATATATTTTAATCTAAAAATACACTAATCGAAATCAAAATGTAGTGACATGAAACagtatatttataattaaataacaagCTACAAGAATAAGCATTGCAACCTTAAACAATCTAATTCataatgaaatttgaaaaatagtACAAACTTCATCTTGACATCACAGATTCCGGCTAGaaacaaaaatattcaacaaaagaTAACTGTTCTGTTTTTATCCTCTTCTCATCTAATGGGGCGACACAAGAATCAACAATTGATCGAAAGACTTGAAAACGACGAGAAGACGACTTTAAAACTATTGCTAATTGCTCTTTCTGATCTCGAACAAGTAATCGAGCTCCATATGACATCTTTTATCATCGTCCTCAAACTGCAAGAACACGATAAAACCGTGatgtaaaaccaaaatggtatcGAATTTGTTATCATTCATAAGAACGAGTGTAACATTAAATCATTTCTTAATGTTGCATAAACACTCATCAAACATACGGTTCTTGTTTCTCGGGACTCAAGAGCTACTTAGCACCATATATCATGCATGAAACTTGATTCAGAGCATAATACAACAGCAGAAGCAGATAGGATATTTGTCTATCATAGTATCATTTTATTAATGTAATTTAAACATCAAATGGGAGAAAACGTTGTTTTGGAGTGCACACCTTTAGTTTTGCAGTGTATACACCCCTAGCAAGAATGCCAGATGGAGTGGTCTCCTCCTCTAAGGTGTGTACATAAGGTTCTTTCCGATGAGCAAACGTGCCCAGCATTCCACGGTTTCGATCGACTGCATTTACAAATAAGAGGTAGTCGGATATTCATGACTatcaaatttttcatgcataCCTCCAAATCCTTCATTTCATCTTGTTACAAAGTTGTAGCCATTAGTAAATCTAAGACCATCCAGCAACAGGCAGTAAGGGGGATTTCAAGCTAAGCAAGTGTCGGAACGTGCAATTGAAGTGAACAAGAAAACAAGAAAATGCAGCATGCCATATAAAATAATGTTAGATTCCGAACCTTCAAGTCCACCTTTCCAAACTGTATTTGTGTATACCAGGCCCGATACAATGTTATGTAGGACATAGAAGGTCAGCTTAAGCTGATAATTTGAGCTCTCTCGAAGGGTAAAAAGTGGACATTTGTTCAGGTCTTCACTCAGGGGGAATGGAGTGTTAACTTCTCCAATATCAGAGGATATGATACCAATCAAGTGGAATTGGACTTCCGGCTCCATTTGACCTGAAAGAACGGACAAGTTTTTGAGCGGAACAAGATGAACTAGAGCTAGCGTACAATAATTATACCAAGTTACAAGCTTGAAACAAACCATTCAAATCACTTTCCAGGCAACCAAGAAGCTTCTCCTTCCATTTTCTTAAACTCTCGTCTTCCTAAAGGTACATAGGAAAGAAGTCAgagttttaacaaaaaaaacccACAAAACGGAAGTAATTATGGCACTTGTCAACCATTTCGTGAACAACATGACAGTGTTAACAATCTGGTCATCAAACAACACAAGCATGTATTGGAACCAAACTACACTCAAGTTTATACATGGCATACTTTAAGAGCACAGAGGATCCACAAAGGTGTCACCATCTCTTGAATTTCTGGATCCAACCATATGTTCAAATACTTGAAACGTCCATTTATCAGACAAAAACTTCACTTAGAATGCCAAAGTAAAAACTTGTCATGTTGGCAATTGCTAATGTTCAACCAACAAATTAAGAAATGTTTAACCAACTAAACGAGGAGTTAAATGTCtaataaaacaataaagaaagaaaaagtaacagagaaatgaaaaaaaaaaaaacgggaTGCAAAAGACAACCTTATCTTTTTCAATATGCTCTTTGAGAGGAAGAAGAGGGCCCGGAACAAACTGTCCAAAAATCCCTTCATCTTCTTGATGTTCAACATCTTCTTCCTTCATCACCAATTCTTGTTTTTTCTCTTCACCAGCCAATGCCGAAACTGAAGATGGACCGACCTCTTTTATCTCCCCACTGTCCATTTTTCCCCGCAAAATCTCCAGAATTCTTGCAAATGGCTTGCAGAATATATAGCAAACTTAGCGTTACCAGTAAGAAGTATTTTATTCGAATCTACTGTATCGTGGGCAGACCAAGAAAATCTGTCAGGGTTTCTTGATTTTCTCTCTCAAGAATATTTCCTGGGTAAAGACGGACGAAGTTAGTTGCTTGTCGCTGGCTGAGGCCCTTCGAAATTTATAGTGTCCTGCAACGTCCCACTTGCAGTCACTTTTGAAACTTGAAAGTGCTAATTGACTAGATTTCATACTTGGCCTACTAACTATTCTTGTGAAAATGCAGCTGTAATCTGACCATCCGAGCAATGATTGGATATGGGTGTTGATAGCTCATTGTTGTTGCAAGTTTTGAAATATAGACCAAACAACAATAATTTTGCTACAATCATCCAAGATATGTTGTCTACCACGTGTCCATGGAGATGCATCAAAATTTTTTGTTTCACTAATTCACTTCAATTATCAGATTATATTTTAGTAGAAGTCCCATTTCTATAGGCCACATAATTAAACTCACTCCTGAGTTCAGAGGTGGAGCAGAGGCATCAGACTTTTACTTTTCCACATTGTTTGTTTAACGATTGAAGCACCCAAACATCAGTCAGAGTTTATATTTTCAACGCTATTAAATTTAAACGACCATTTACTAATTCACAATCATTCATGAGCCCTCCACAAATTGTACATCATCTTATGCTTGTTATTTATACTTTTCATTGAGAGATCCCAACACGGTGATTTTATCGATGCTAGTCACCtcaaaaatatgaatatttattACACTCATCAACTATATCCGTGTTTCACTAAATTGTACAACGCCGGCATTGACAAACAGCTACTCATCTGAAGGGCTCCACCGGAGCAGTCTCTTCAAGAATCGCAGCAGCTTTGAAACATTCAGCAGCCTCGCGTGCTAATGAACTACCTTCGTCTTTGTAAAGCAAGCCAAGGTTATACCATGCGGAACTGTTCATCCTGTCATGCCGTAGAGCTTCCGTCAAAAAGCTCCGTATGATTGCAGGAGATAGGCAACCGATTTTTCTCAGAACTGTAGCCTTGGATACTAGACTTGGGACGTGCGTTGGATCAACTTCAATGGCTAGTTCATAGGCTTTCAGTGCTTCTTTGGGCTGGGCTTTTGCTTCGTGAAGCAAACCTGATTTTATGACACATGTGAATAGGGCTTTTGACCAGCTGGTTCATGATCAAGTACAAGTATGCAGCAGAATGGAAACTATATTACACCTTATACCAAATCACCcagcataatttttttttactttgtcATTCAACTCTAGACTAGTTCTGTAGAACTATATTGTTAGATACAAATAATCTGAAATCATGTACTTCAAgatcttaaaataattttatattatgatGCAATATCACCTTCCATTCATTTCTAGCATCATTGAGTATTTACACCCCAACCAAAAGGCCAAAACAATAAGAAGCATTCAGTTGATTCTCACAAAATCAGTTCAAAATTTTTCCCCGGAAGATCCAAAATCAATCCAAAAAATGGCCTTCGGTTTTGTGTGTTACGTTTCA
It encodes:
- the LOC140887174 gene encoding rho GDP-dissociation inhibitor 1-like, encoding MDSGEIKEVGPSSVSALAGEEKKQELVMKEEDVEHQEDEGIFGQFVPGPLLPLKEHIEKDKEDESLRKWKEKLLGCLESDLNGQMEPEVQFHLIGIISSDIGEVNTPFPLSEDLNKCPLFTLRESSNYQLKLTFYVLHNIVSGLVYTNTVWKGGLEVDRNRGMLGTFAHRKEPYVHTLEEETTPSGILARGVYTAKLKFEDDDKRCHMELDYLFEIRKSN